The following coding sequences lie in one Xiphophorus maculatus strain JP 163 A chromosome 4, X_maculatus-5.0-male, whole genome shotgun sequence genomic window:
- the LOC102225107 gene encoding LOW QUALITY PROTEIN: C-type lectin domain family 18 member A-like (The sequence of the model RefSeq protein was modified relative to this genomic sequence to represent the inferred CDS: deleted 2 bases in 1 codon; substituted 3 bases at 3 genomic stop codons), which yields MQSVSTTHRGNWEMNGRLVTPYKXGPYCSLCLASMSGCFRMWDHVGGLCEIPKNPCRMQQHGRLNLTSCKCECDLGFTGRFCQVRCSMECFHGRFNAPVCVMXCYGGAECAGEPSFSPFHSCDLIIDETCFMVSSEADSYYGAKTRCQVRIXDLGGTLAEIHSQKVQDLLVFYVSELEASNEVTNFETRNFWIGLTYKPLRDSFCWDTGEFLRFSSFAFGQPDNQGFGNCVELQALSTFNWNDQRCKTRNRYICQHDAEQIAQWEESR from the exons ATGCAATCTGTCAGCACTACACACAG GGGTAACTGGGAAATGAATGGTCGCCTGGTGACACCCTATAAGTGAGGGCCGTACTGCTCTCTCTGCCTGGCT TCCATGTCTGGCTGTTTCCGAATGTGGGACCATGTAGGCGGACTGTGTG aAATTCCAAAGAACCCATGCAGAATGCAGCAACATGGCCGCCTTAATCTTACATCCTGCAAATGCGAGTGTGACCTGGGATTCACCGGCCGCTTCTGTCAGG TAAGATGCAGCATGGAGTGTTTTCACGGCCGTTTCAATGctcctgtgtgtgtgatgtgaTGCTACGGTGGTGCTGAGTGCGCAGGTGAGCCCAgctt TTCCCCTTTTCACAGTTGTGATCTGATAATAGATGAAACTTGCTTTATGGTGTCTTCAGAAGCTGACAGCTACTATGGGGCCAAAACTCGCTGCCAGGTGAGAATATA GGACTTGGGGGGAACTTTAGCTGAGATTCACAGCCAGAAAGTTCAGGACCTCCTAGTGTTTTATGTAAGTGAGCTGGAGGCGAGCAATGAAGTCACCAACTTTGAAACGAGAAACTTCTGGATAG gtttgacATATAAGCCTCTTAGAGACTCATTTTGCTGGGACACAGGAGAGTTCCTTCGATTCAGCAGCTTTGCCTTTGGGCAACCTGACAACCAAGG TTTCGGAAACTGTGTTGAACTGCAGGCACTGAGCACTTTCAACTGGAATGATCAGCGCTGCAAAACCAGGAACCGATACATTTGCCAGCATG ATGCAGAGCAGATTGCACAGTGGGAGGAATCCAGGTGA